The Lactuca sativa cultivar Salinas chromosome 2, Lsat_Salinas_v11, whole genome shotgun sequence genome includes a window with the following:
- the LOC111912154 gene encoding NDR1/HIN1-like protein 1, with the protein MSVKECTHHKNKSKKLFRKLFAGFLILAFLVLLTFLITWAILQPRKPRFTLQDATIYSFNVSAPILLSSNFQVTISSHNPNDRIGVYYDKLDVFASYKNQQITYFTAIQPVYQGHKDNNVWSPFVYGTNVPVAPYNGASLTQDQSNGQISLIIKINGRVRWRVGRFISGRYHIHVSCPAYIPFGNKLNSAIPGIVVGTGIKYQLSTRCSVNV; encoded by the coding sequence ATGTCCGTCAAAGAGTGCACCCACCACAAAAACAAGAGCAAAAAACTCTTCCGGAAACTCTTCGCCGGATTCCTCATCCTCGCCTTCCTCGTCCTCCTCACTTTCCTCATCACATGGGCAATCCTTCAACCCCGAAAACCCAGATTCACTCTCCAAGACGCCACCATCTACTCCTTCAACGTCTCCGCCCCTATCCTCCTCTCCTCCAACTTTCAGGTCACCATCTCCTCCCATAACCCCAACGACAGAATCGGAGTTTACTACGATAAACTCGACGTCTTCGCGTCTTACAAAAACCAGCAAATCACTTACTTCACCGCCATCCAGCCGGTGTACCAGGGCCACAAAGACAACAACGTCTGGTCGCCGTTTGTGTACGGAACCAACGTCCCGGTGGCGCCGTACAACGGCGCTTCGTTGACTCAGGATCAATCCAATGGTCAGATATCGTTGATTATTAAGATCAACGGAAGGGTTAGATGGAGAGTTGGGAGGTTTATCTCCGGGAGGTATCATATTCACGTTAGTTGTCCGGCGTATATTCCGTTCGGGAACAAGTTGAATTCGGCGATTCCGGGGATTGTCGTCGGCACCGGAATTAAGTACCAGTTGTCGACCAGATGCAGTGTGAATGTGTGA